The Panthera uncia isolate 11264 unplaced genomic scaffold, Puncia_PCG_1.0 HiC_scaffold_991, whole genome shotgun sequence region GGACGCAGCTATACTAGAAAAATGTGGCCCTGAAACTGAAATTTCACGGGGAATCCTATATCTCATCTGGCAACCCGATTATATAAACACGCACACTGGGAGTCCCACCATAAACACTGCTTTGTACCTCTGACCCCAAACACCCAAGGACATGTCTCCAGGCCAGATGATGTGGCTCTTCTCTCTTAATAGCCACATAAGAGCGCACAGTGTGGCTTCCCTAGTCTGTCCCTCCTGTCCCAAGCCCCCAGAAGGttcctctgtgtctcctgggTGTCACCTGCAGCTCAGGGTTTGTGCTTTGGGGACCGGGGACAGCAGCACGGAGACATAGCCCAGGAACTGGCTTTTGCACTTTAAACACACCAGGTTTTCTATACGCATTTCTTCAGGAGAAAGGCTGGCGGCCGGCTTCACGGCAAGGAAACCGAATGAGAACCTCCCGCTaacctggaacagaaaaggtGCCGCCGATGGAGAAGACTCCGTTTTATACCGTCttcctgcacccccccccccttggcaGTCTTTCCTTGTGAAAAGGGAAGGATTTTCTTCTTGGGTTTTTTCCTCTTACAAGAAAAGGTTTAACTATTTTCCTTCGAACGGAGATACTGGTTTGCCAGCAGCCGCAGAGAAACCAGGAGAGAGGCCCCCGGCTCTTGGGCCTGGGAATCCCAGGTGTCAGGCACCTGGATCGGACATCCGGGCTGTAGTCTGGACACCGGGGGAACCCAGGCCTGTCTCTGGAGACTGAAAATACCCTTTCCTGTCCACCTTTCCTGAGATTCCTCACTGGTCCTTCCCGGTCAGAGACGCGGCTCTAGGAGCGGGCAGGACGGGAAGGGACAATGCGCAGGGAAAGGCAGAAacggaaggaggcagggaggatgcGGCTGCCGGGGGCAGGCCGGGGCTCAGGACGCACACCGGAGCCGGGAGGCTGGTGTCAGAGGCCCACGTGCACCCCCCGCCCGCAatcgtaccccccccccccgcctttttgcCTGGCCTTTAGGGACACCCTAGGGCGGCCGGGAGGGGAGGGCCATGGAAAGTGGGTGCGTTAGACACCCACTCACGCCTTGTCTTAGGTGAGTCAGGTGGGCCAAGGCTTTCCGGTGGGAACCACTTCCGAGttggaggaagggggggggtgggcagagcgcAGCGCCTCCTCCCACAGGCCGGGCACCCGAGCTCCCGCACAGCCTCTTCCCCATCGCAGAGGGAAGCCCACCCTCAGTCGGGCGCACGCAGCCCCCAGCCACGCCCGGACCCCGCCCCTACCCTGCGCTCCGCCTCCGACTCTGTGACCCCggccctctgccctctggccctccccaacccCGAGCCCCATCCACGGCCCAGaccccgccccccctcctccaccccgcgGACCCGGCCCCCAGTACTCTCTCCGGCCCCCTCCCCGCTGGTGCCTGAACCTACCCCCCTCGTATTCCCGGAGCCCACCCCGCACGgacccccagccccgccccacgCACCTTTGCGCACGGAACCCGCCCTCCCAGGACCCCCGGACCAGGTCCCCCCAGACCCCGACGCGCGTTCCGGGACACTTGGCGGGGCCGTCCGGCCCCCTGCACGCACCGCAGGGACCCTGGCGACCCCGGGTTGGGGCCTCGCGCCCAGGGCACAGCGGAGGCCCGCAGGCCTGGGCGCGTCACAAAGGCTCATCGCCGGCGAGGGCGCGCGTCCCGGAGGCCTGCGCGGAGTCGGCGTCGGAGCGCAGGCGGCGCGGGAGCAGGCGGGCGGCTCGCTGTCCCCGCAGCCCAAACCGGGCGCAACGAGCGGGGCGCGGTGAGCGGGTAATGGGGCCCCTGCCGCCTCCTCCTGGAAACAGGCGTCCTCGGGCACCTCCGGGCCGTGGGTGACGCGGCTTCCTTAGGTTTCTTCCCGGGCTGGCAGCTCCCCGCCTGGGGGACAGGTCTGTGAGCCCTTGGGGTGGGTTCCgatccctgccctctctctgcggGCCTTCGCGGGGAGACTTTCCCAACTTGCAACACCTCTGTTTCCCCACCCGCAAACTGGGTGTGTTCACCGCGCCCagcagggacccccccccccagaagcgCCTTGGCCTCCACTTACCAGGCGCAAACGCGGTACAGCCTCTGATACACACCAGGCACCTGCACGGatcagctcatttaatcctcccgcCGCTAAGACAGAGGCGCCACTGTTATCCCTGGTTTTCAGAtgtggagactgaggcacagagaaaattaacttgcctgaggtcatcCCTAGCAACTGATGGAACCAGGACCCGACCTCTGAGCTCCGCCGCCTGCGGCTGGCGAGGTCGTTTAGGAGGGGAGGCTGTGCCCAGTACCGACTGTGGCTTTTGGCTTTCCCAGCCCGCAGATCGGTTCTGCCCACACCACCCCGTGGTTCCGTGTCTGAGAGCTCCTGCGCCCATGACTGCTAGGGCAAAGGCTTTTGCTCAGCTCTGGGAGTGGCTTGGCCTCTCTCACGCACCTAGCTCCAAGCAAAGTGCTGGGGACCCAGTTCTGTGAACAAAGAGAcaaccctctctcttcctttgttcaGTGTGCAAGTGCGACTCACGAGAATGAGGCCGTCCCTGGTCTCAAGGGGTGTGTGAGTCCCGCGGGAGACAGGCTGGGCCGAGGATCATCGTCAGGGACGGGCACGGGCGAGAGGGGAACCCTGGACGGGGCCAGGCCGCTGCCAGATCCCGCGTGCAGGTCTGCCTGGATccggaggtgggggagggcgccGGGCCCCAGAGGACCCGGCAGAACCAGCCTCCCACACGTCACCACcgtcaggggcgcccgggggtcCGTCACAGGGAGAGCCGAGAGGAGAGCGGCACGGACGCCCACCGCGGTTGCACGCGGATCCTAGACGCAGCCGGGGACAGGCACGGAGAGCAAGTGAGCGACGCTCACGAGCTCACGCGCAGACGCATGTCCGTCCCGCATTGAGAAATGCGATTAATGTGTCCCTCGGCTCCTGAGggctgtgtgaccacaggcaagCGCCCTCACccctctggggctcagtttccaTCTGTAAAGACATACTTCCCAGAGCTCCTCCGGCCCTGCGGTTTCATGAGCCGTGAGGATAATCTCGGGCCACTTGGTAAAGTAGCCGGCAGAAGCGTTCCGGGGCCACAGGGCCGCAAGCTTGAAGAGCGGGGCCTctgggagagacagggaaagggaaagaggagaagttTCAGGCCAGGGAGACGTGGAAATCACGCCGTCAGGAAAACTTCAGCAGATGGCTCCTGTAGAAAGTCCCAGGGCCCAGCACCCCAGGTGGGCGGTGGCCGGGCCCTCCCGGGGCCTCCCTAGCTTCGTAGAGGTCTCGCCTGCAGCCCGGCTGCCAGGTCGCCCCACTTCTATGTTCCCAGTCACCGTGTCCTGCAAAGAACGCATAAACCCacgcatcccccccccccccccgtcccgcCGCCCTAGCCCCAGGCTCGGAGCCCAAAGTCTGCTCTGGCCATtcatcctccccctccctggaGGGTCCTTTCTAACGTCAGACTGACAACACCTGTGGACGCAGGATCCTTGGCCCTTGCCCGGCCCCCGCGGCCTCATGGGAGGCTCTCCGCCCGTGACCCTTGATGTGCCGCTAACCCTTTGAATGCAAACACCCGCATCGGCAATTCGGTGCCAAGCAGCCAGGGTCCCCATCCCCAGAAGGGGACCCGGCATGTCGGAACTCCAGTCTTGGCCCCTAGGACGCAGCCTCTGTCTGCATCGCTCCGGGGCCCCTTGACCCGGCACCTCCCCCCTGTTCCGGCTccaacccccgcccccacaaGTGAAGTGACAATTTTTAGTTCCCCGCACGTGAACAGATCCCATTCGTTCCCAGTTCTGTGGCTTTGCGCCACGGTGCCCGCTGCCCAGAGTGCGTCCGCTCTCCTCCAGCACCGCCAGGCCGACCCGGGCTGCCTTGCGGCTCCCACGCAGCCCGCGAAGCCCCTCCCAGATGCCGCCTCCTCTGGACAGCCCTGTCCCCAGGCTTCTCACTCCTGGGACCGTGCTGGGCGCGGGTCCCGGTGTGCGTGTGTCCGAGAGACCCCGACGGCCTGGGTCTCTGCGGGCCTTCACGGCGAGGCTCTCGCCCCTCGCGGAAGGGCTGCACGTGAGGCCGGGCTGCGAGTTCATTCAAGGGGGTCTGGTTTCTGTTCGGCAGGTCACGGCGCTTCCTTTTTACTCCCCACAGAAGACGAGCGGTCGCTTTTGTTTCCTCGTTTTTGGAAGCCCCTGCCTACCGCACGGCTGCTCTGGACACCCCGGCTCCTCGATGGACGAAGAAAGCCAAGCCGTCCAGCCCCGAGACCAGAGCTGCTGGGCCGCCCTGCCCGACGTGTGCCTGCGTCGCGTGTTCTGGTGGCTGGGAGACAGGGACAGGTCCCGGGCCGCCCTCGTCTGCAGAAAGTGGAACCAGATGATGTACTCGGCTGACCTCTGGCGGTACAGGACCATCACGTTCAGCGGGAGACCCTCCAGGGTGCACGCGTCCGAGTTCGAGTCGGCTCTTTGGTACGTGAAGAAATTTGGCCGCTATCTGGAGCACCTGGAGATCAAGTTTCTGAACCCTTACGATGCCGTGCTCACCGAGAGGTTCCAGGTCACCATGCGAGGCCTCCTGTCCTGTCTGGGCAAGAGCAACAACCGCCTGAAGTCGCTGTCCGTGCAGCACCTGGAGCTGGACCGTCCCGTCTGGAGGAACAGCACCCGCGGCTCGTTCATCAAGAGCCTGAGCTTCTTCTTGAAGAAAGCGGGAAGGCAGCTGGATCACCTCAGCCTCAAAGGGGCCAGGCTGACCGTGGAGCAGGGCTGCGCCGTGCTCGGCTCCCTGAGCTGCTCTCGGGGCGAGAGCCTGGTGTCCCAGCTCAACATCGAGGACTACTTCAGCCACCACCTGGCCGTCTACAGCAGCCCCCAGTTCAGCAAGACCATGGCCACGTTCCGCAGCCTGGTGTCCCTGACCCTCAACTACAACTGCATCTCGGACGAGCTGCTGGATGGCCTGTGCGAGAACAACGCCAGGACCCTCTGGACCATAAACATCAAGTGCCACGTCCACGACCCCCACGGCCAGGTCATCTGGGGCATGTCCTGGGCCAGACTGGCCAGGCGCGCCTCCAACCTCAAGGTGAACTTCTTCTTCGAGCGGGTCATGAAGCACGAGCGCCTGGCCCGGGTCCTCCTGCAGGAGATCCCCGTTCGGGGCCTCAGTCTGAGAAGCTGCTACTTCAGCGACCCGGACTGGTCCATGAGGCCCACGCTGACGGATCTCCTGCCCACCTTCCGGCACACGCTGCAGGTAGGGGGGCCGAGGGCCGGGAGGCTCCCCCAGGGCAGAggcctctcctctgctgcctgCTCCCGGCCGGGCCTGTGCCCACTCAGACCGACGCTCGGGCTATGTTCCCGGACTACgcgtccccccccccaacccccgcccctgccccagggtCACAGCGGGCGACAGCTACTGCTCACCTGTGCACGCGCAGCACGAGGCACTTTCGGGTGGGCTACCCGCCAGGGAAAGCCCTCTGTGCCCTCTCGGAGCCTCTCCAGGTTGAGGGCGGGTCTGAGGCCGCTTCCTCCCGGCACCGGGTCCCGGCAGCACACGGGAGTCTGACTCCAGACCAGACCCACCAAGTCACTGAGGAGCCCAGGGGCGTGCGCGGCCCTCTCCCCTGGccgcttccccatctgtaaaatcgGGGTCATTGTGTCCCTCCAAGGACCTCCTGGGGGGCTGGGACGATTGAGGTCAACTGATAacaaataccaccaccaccaacgaGGGCCTCTAAGTGCCGATAACTCATTTGAAGCCTGCCTGTTACTGTCCttccgtgggggggggggggggggggccgcctgGTGGCCCGGCCGGGGGGCTGAGGGGCTGGGACCAGCACCTCGGGCTCTGAGCTCCAAATGCCTCTTGCAGATTGGGTGAAATCACCCACACGTCCCGTCTGTTACCTGTGGCCCTGGGGCCACCGTGGTCGTCTGACCCACAGCCGGGCCGCAGGCGTGTTGTGGGAGGACCCAGCCGGTCCCAGCATCTCTGCCcactgcaccccccacccccccccaccccgtctccccTTCGCTGCCTTTCCAGAAACTGACGTTTGAGTTCAACAACAACCACGAGTCCCTGGACGAGGAACTGTGCTTCCTCGTCTCATCCTGCAGGAAGCTGTTCTACTTCAAAATCTGGGCTTTCCTGGACGTCAGGTTCGTGGAGCGGATCCTGAAGAGCCAGGAGGAAGGGCAGTGTTCCCTGCGCACTCTCAAGGTGGGGCCCTGGGTCTGTCTCCGGCGGTACCTGCACGGGAGGGGGCCCAgagccccctctccccagcagctGGCTTTGGGCTGTGCCCGGCGATGCCCGACCGTGTGCGCTTGAGGCTGGGACCAGCGTGGGGCCGGCCTGGCGCAGTCACGGTGCGCGTGTCGTGTTTCTGTGCTGCGCAGGTGCGAATTTACACGAACAGGTACGAGACCAACGACGAGGACAGGACGCTGCGTGAGATCCACCGGAAGTACAGGAAACTCATCGACTCCGAGCTCAACTATTTCGTCATCGCTTACCCCATGATGTAGGGAGCACTCTCCGAGGGCGTCGGAGCCCCCCGCCGGTTCCCACAGAAGGACCCGgaaccctccctcccaccccccgtatCCCTGTTGCCAGTTCCACCCCATCCGACGCCCCGACAAAGGCTGGGGCCGCTGGTGATGTGCCTTCAAAGTGCTATCTTTACCAACTACCCAGGGCTGGCTTCTCCTTTGTCCCTAGGCTTGGGCGGCATGGCCTGCCTCAGGCGGGAGCTGAGAGCCCGGAGCCACACAGAGCAGTGCCTCGCCCGACTCCTAGAACACCTAGAACACCTCGGGGGGCAAACAGAACCGCGCTTTCCCCCAACTGGCCAATTCGGAAAAGCCTGGCGTCCCTGGTGACTGCAGGAGCCCCAGCACCAGCTCAGCGCTGGGTTGGAAATGCACGTCctctgggaggtggggaaatTCCCgcttgtaagttttttttaacttttatttatttttgagagagagagagcgcgcacgtgtgagcaggggaggggcagagagggagacacagaatctgaagcaggctccaggctctgagctgtcagcatggagcctgaggtggggctccaactcacgaacccgagaacatgacctgagcccaagtccggtgcttaaccgacggagccacccacgcgcccccaaACTCCCGCTTTTAAATGCAGCCGCTCAGAACTGGGCCCACCTCCCCTGACCCCTGCACAGTGATCCCACGCCAGCGGCTGTGGCCATCACTCCCACTTACAAAGAATTGTAATGTCCTGGGGACACATCCCTAATTCGGTGTTAAGCGAGAAGGCCAGGACACAAAGCTGCATGTTTGGTGAGATATCAATCATGTAAAGTGTGTAGGGGGGCGTTTTGAAAGCAGAGAAGAGCTACCCCAGAAATGTTAACAGCGTCCCTGGGTGATGGGATTATACgtggtttttgtttccctttttatgCTTTACCCCGCTTCTCAAACTTTCTACAAGGGCTGTGTGTTATTTTTAGAATGGAGGGGGGTGGTCTCCTGTGTTTTAAATAGGAAGTAATTACAAATCCTTGGGCCCAGGCCCCAGACATGTATTAATCCTGGTCTCTTGAGATTTTTgtgcatatatttgcatataggGTTTTTTTCCCAATAGACCTCaattaataaaatttcagaataccTTCGACAAGGGTCTCGTTGC contains the following coding sequences:
- the LOC125918556 gene encoding F-box only protein 39, which produces MDEESQAVQPRDQSCWAALPDVCLRRVFWWLGDRDRSRAALVCRKWNQMMYSADLWRYRTITFSGRPSRVHASEFESALWYVKKFGRYLEHLEIKFLNPYDAVLTERFQVTMRGLLSCLGKSNNRLKSLSVQHLELDRPVWRNSTRGSFIKSLSFFLKKAGRQLDHLSLKGARLTVEQGCAVLGSLSCSRGESLVSQLNIEDYFSHHLAVYSSPQFSKTMATFRSLVSLTLNYNCISDELLDGLCENNARTLWTINIKCHVHDPHGQVIWGMSWARLARRASNLKVNFFFERVMKHERLARVLLQEIPVRGLSLRSCYFSDPDWSMRPTLTDLLPTFRHTLQKLTFEFNNNHESLDEELCFLVSSCRKLFYFKIWAFLDVRFVERILKSQEEGQCSLRTLKVRIYTNRYETNDEDRTLREIHRKYRKLIDSELNYFVIAYPMM